Below is a window of Deinococcus aerophilus DNA.
TTCTGGGCGTTGTTGTCGACGGCGATGATGCTAGCGCTCGACTCATAGACCGGAGCTTCCCGTCCGGCAAGCCAGTACGTCAGGCCGGCCACCACCACGGGCGTCAGAATCAGCAGGGGGGCGTAGCGTCTGAGGGTGCCAAACACCTGCCGGAGGTCGATTTGATCCGCGTTGGCGGGCTGTGCGGGCGGGCTCTGCATTCACGCGCAGTTTAGGCGTATGTGCGGGGAATTGCCACACGAAAGCGGTCGTGTCTTAAGAGGCGACGGAAAGTTCACAGGCCGGGCCACCTGAAAAGATTGAGGAACCGGGTACGGAAATGACTTTGGAGATGGAATGGTCCTGACGGATCGGGCCTGGCCCACCGATTCGGGGGCAGGGATGGCAGGTGTGCTCCCGGCCGCGCCCTGTGAATGGGGGCGGCGCCCGTCCCATCCCGCAGGACAGGGGGCGCCGCCGCCGGAAACGGGGATTAGAGAACGCTCTTCACGACCTTCGCCACGTTCTCCACGCTGAAGCCGAACTTCTCGAACAGGACATTCGCCGGAGCGCTCGCGCCGAAGGTGTCCATGCCGATCACCGCGCCGTCCAGGCCGACCCACTCGTACCACGGCCCCCTGGAAGCGGCTTCGATGGCCACCCGCTTCACGCCGGGCGTGAGCACGCTGTCACGGTAGCCCACGTCCTGCTGCCGGAAGACCTCCATGCACGGCATCGAGACCACCCGGGCGGCCACGCCGCTGCCTTTCAGGGCCGCCGCCGCGTCCAGCGCCAGGCTGACCTCCGAGCCGCTGGCGATCAGGATCACCTGGGCGTCTTCTGCGTCCTGCATCACGTACGCGCCCCGGCGCACACCTTCCGGGTTGGCCGGCAGGATGGGCAGGTCCTGGCGGCTCAGGGCCAGCGCGGTGGGGCCCTTCTCGTATTCCAGGGCCATCTGCCACGCGGTCGCCGTTTCGTTGGCGTCGGCGGGGCGGATCACGTGGGCCCCCGGCACGGCGCGCAGCATGGCGAGCTGGTCGATGGGCTGGTGGGTCGGGCCGTCCTCGCCCAGGCCGATGGAGTCGTGGGTGAGCACGTACGTCACCGGCTGCATCTGGATGGCCGAGAGGCGGAAGGCGGGCTTGAGGTAGTCGGCGAACACCAGGAAGGTGCCGACCAGCGGGCGCACGCCGCCGTACAGCGACAGGCCGTTGGCGGCGGCGGCCATACCGAACTCGCGCACGCCGAAGTACACGTTGCGCCCGCCGTAGTGGTCGGCATTCAGGACCTCGGTGTCCTTGATGGTCGTCTTGGTGCTGCCCGAGAGGTCCGCGCTGCCGCCCATCAGGCCCGGCACCACGGCTGCGAGCGCGTTGATGACCTCCCCGCTGGCGTTGCGGGTCGCCACCGCCTTGCCGCCGACCTCGTAGGTGGGCAGGCTGGAGGCAAGGTCGGCGGGCAACTCACGGGCGAGCAGGGCGTCGACCTCGCGGCCCAGCTCGGGATGGGCCTCACGGTAACGCTTCATCAGGTCCTGCCACTCCTGTTCCTGCCGGGCGCCGCGCTCGGTGGCGTCCATGTGGCGGGCCACCTCGTCCGGCACGGTGAAGGCCGGGTACTCCCAGCCCAGGGCGGCCTTGGTGGCGGCCACGCCCTCGGCTCCCAGCGGTTCACCGTGCGCCTTGCTCGTGCCCGCGCGCGGGCTGCCAAAGCCGATGATGGTCCGCACCTGAATCAGCGTGGGCTGCGCGGTGTTGTTGCGCGCGTTGATGATCGCGGCGCGGATCTCCTCCAGGTTGGTGCCGTCCTCGACCTTCAGCACCTCCCAGCCGTAGGCGCGGTAGCGCGCGGCGGTGTCCTCGGACTCGGCCTTCTCGGTGGGGGTGTCCAGCTGAATGCGGTTGTCGTCGTGCAGCCAGATCAGCCGGCCCAGCCCCAGGTGCCCGGCCAGCGCGGCAGATTCGTGGTTGATGCCTTCTTGCAGGTCCCCGTCGCCCAGCACCGAGTAGGTGTAGTTGTCGAAGATCTCGAAGCCCTCGCGGTTGTACCGGGCGGCCAGGTGGCGCTCGGCCATCGCCATGCCCACCGTCATGGCCGCGCCCTGACCCAGCGGCCCGGTGGTGGCGTCCAGCCCCGGCGTGTGGAAGAACTCGGGGTGGCCGGGCGTCTTGCTGTTCCACTGCCGGAAATTCTTGAGTTCCTGCAGCGGCATGTCGTAACCGGTCAGGTGCAGCAGGCTGTAGATCAGCATGCTCGCGTGCCCCGCCGACAGCACGAAGCGGTCGCGGCCCGGCCAGTGCGGATTCTTGGGGTTGTGGCGCAGGAAGTCCTGCCAGACCACGTAGCCCATCGGGGCCATGCCCAGCGGCGCGCCGGGGTGGCCGCTGTTCGCCGCCTGCACGCCATCGATGGACAGCGTGCGGATGGTGTTGATGCTGAGCTGCTCGAGACCGCCTGGGGGGGGTGTGGACATGGGAGTCATCCTACCCTGTGGGAGGATGGTGTACCAAGTACACTTATAGACGTTGCGCTCATGTGTGTTCCGGTCTGGGGGGTGGGTCAGCCGGCGGGGGGTTCCAGAAGGACCTCATTCAGCACGGCGTGCAGCTGCTCTGCGGGCACGCCCGACGTCCGCAGCTGCCGCAGCAGGGCGCGCAGGTCCTGCAACTGGGCCTCCGGTCCAGTGACAAGGTCGGCGCGCACGCGGGTGCCCGCGCCGGCGCGGTTCTCGGTCAGGCCGTCCTCGCGCAGCAGGGCGTAGGTCTTGGCGACCGTATTGGGGGCCAAGCCCAGGGCGGCGGCCACGGCACGCACGGGGGGCAGGGCGTCACCGGGCCGCAGCGCTCCGTCCGCAACGGCGGCAGTCAGGACCTGCCGCAGCTGCAGGTAGGGAGGCGTGCCGTCGGTCTCCTGCAACCGGGAGACCAGCGTGTCCAGCAGCGGGGCGTGCTGTGCGGCGGGGTTGGGCATGCGAGCACCATCGGCTCCGGGCCACCACCTGTCAAGGGGCGGGCAGAAAGAAACCTCCGCGGGGGTCTGCGGAGGCGCGAGGGGGCGGTGTCTGGGGGCTGGGCCAGGGGTCGTGGCAAAGTCCCTTCCGGATCCCGACTGCGAACACACCATCGGCGTTCCTGTTCCGGTGACAGCAGAATACGCCGGAAACGTAATGGCGTCAAGCCAATCTGTGTATGTGGACCGAGTATAAGAAATCCTGAATACCCGGAGCTGCGGTGTTGATGACCGGGAAGCTGTCCCGCGCAGTGCATATGCACCGGTTCGGCCATTTGTCCTACGGTCCAGATTCGCCTTGTGGTCCCGCTGCCCCGGCCACATGGACCTTCCGTGCCTTCCAGAACGCCGACGCTCCCGCCGCCGCGCGCCTCGTCACGGACAGCGTGCGCGGCCACTGGACCTCTCTGCCGGAACAGTTCCGCGAGAGCGCCGACCCGCTGCGCCGCCGCCTCGTTGAGCTGGAAGGCAAGGAGGTCAAGGAGGTCATCGCCACGTGGCTCGGGGCCGACGCGCTGGCCTGGGCGCGGGCCGGGGGCTTCACGCACGCAGGGACCGGGGGCATGGTTCCCAACCTGCCGATGCTGCGGGTCAACGCCCGGCTGGGCTACCGCGTCGGGCGCATGTGGGTGACCTGGGAGCAGCCGCTATCCGGCTGAGGCTCCCACCCCCCGGAGCCCCCTCTCCCTATTTCTTCGGGGTGCCCTTTGCGGGCGCGTACTGCTCCACCCCGCCGGCCACCGCAAAGGCCGCCTGCACCTCGGCGAGCGGCTGGTCCGGTCTGCTGGCGGGATCACCGGGCAACGTCCGGGCAAACACCTCCAGCGCGTCCGGGTAGCCGTCCCCGTCGGCGTCCTGTCCGGCCTGCAGGGTGGCGTACAGCACGTCCGGGAATTTGCCCTTTCCTCCCGCCTCCGCGTCGGCCCGGAAGCCCGCGCGGATGGCCTCGCCAAAGGGATTCCACGGCGCGCCGCCCCCCTCGTGGACATGGCAATACGTGCAGGCCATCACCCGGCGGTCCAGGGTCCACAGCGGATTGTCTGCGTCGTAACGCAGCTGCGGAATGGCCTGCAGACGGTACTTGGGCAGGGCGAGGGCCACCGGCGCTCCCAGCAGGACCAGCGTCGCCAGCCCGCCCCCCATCCAGCGGACGTTCAGGCGACCCATCCCGGTCCCTGGAACGTGCCGCCCAGAATGGCGCGGTCGTCGAGCTTCAGCCACCGGGCCAGGGCCTCGGCGTACACGCCCCGGAAGTCCTGGCGGTACTTGATGTCGCCCTC
It encodes the following:
- the tkt gene encoding transketolase — its product is MSTPPPGGLEQLSINTIRTLSIDGVQAANSGHPGAPLGMAPMGYVVWQDFLRHNPKNPHWPGRDRFVLSAGHASMLIYSLLHLTGYDMPLQELKNFRQWNSKTPGHPEFFHTPGLDATTGPLGQGAAMTVGMAMAERHLAARYNREGFEIFDNYTYSVLGDGDLQEGINHESAALAGHLGLGRLIWLHDDNRIQLDTPTEKAESEDTAARYRAYGWEVLKVEDGTNLEEIRAAIINARNNTAQPTLIQVRTIIGFGSPRAGTSKAHGEPLGAEGVAATKAALGWEYPAFTVPDEVARHMDATERGARQEQEWQDLMKRYREAHPELGREVDALLARELPADLASSLPTYEVGGKAVATRNASGEVINALAAVVPGLMGGSADLSGSTKTTIKDTEVLNADHYGGRNVYFGVREFGMAAAANGLSLYGGVRPLVGTFLVFADYLKPAFRLSAIQMQPVTYVLTHDSIGLGEDGPTHQPIDQLAMLRAVPGAHVIRPADANETATAWQMALEYEKGPTALALSRQDLPILPANPEGVRRGAYVMQDAEDAQVILIASGSEVSLALDAAAALKGSGVAARVVSMPCMEVFRQQDVGYRDSVLTPGVKRVAIEAASRGPWYEWVGLDGAVIGMDTFGASAPANVLFEKFGFSVENVAKVVKSVL
- a CDS encoding GntR family transcriptional regulator, whose product is MPNPAAQHAPLLDTLVSRLQETDGTPPYLQLRQVLTAAVADGALRPGDALPPVRAVAAALGLAPNTVAKTYALLREDGLTENRAGAGTRVRADLVTGPEAQLQDLRALLRQLRTSGVPAEQLHAVLNEVLLEPPAG